The following proteins are co-located in the Phragmites australis chromosome 10, lpPhrAust1.1, whole genome shotgun sequence genome:
- the LOC133883548 gene encoding beta-galactosidase 9 — protein sequence MYGGVLILSLLVAAAIVSSPANAAVSYDHKAVVINGQRRILMSGSIHYPRSTPEMWPDLIQKAKDGGLDVIQTYVFWNGHEPVKGQYYFGDRYDLVRFVKLVKQAGLYVHLRIGPYVCAEWNFGGFPVWLKYVPGISFRTDNGPFKAAMQTFVEKIVSMMKSEGLFEWQGGPIILAQVENEYGPMESVMGSGAKPYANWAAKMAVGTGAGVPWAMCKQDDAPDPVINTCNGFYCDYFTPNSNSKPTMWTEAWSGWFTAFGGAVPHRPVEDLAFAVARFIQKGGSFVNYYMYHGGTNFDRTAGGPFIATSYDYDAPIDEYGLLRQPKWGHLRDLHKAIKQAEPALVSGDPTIQSIGNYEKAYVFKSSTGACAAFLSNYHTSSTARVVFNGRRYDLPAWSISVLPDCKTAVFNTATVKEPSSPARMNPVGGFSWQSYSEATNALDGSAFTKDGLVEQLSMTWDKSDYLWYTTYVNIDSNEQFLKSGQWPQLTIYSAGHSMQVFVNGQSYGAVYGGYDSPKLTYSGHVKMWQGSNKISILSAAVGLPNQGTHFETWNVGVLGPVTLSGLNEGKRDLGNQKWTYQIGLRGESLGVHSVAGSSSVEWGSAAGKQPLTWHKAYFNAPAGNDPVALDMGSMGKGQIWVNGHHIGRYWSYKASGNCAGCSYAGTYSETKCLSNCGDISQRWYHVPRSWLNPSRNLLVVLEEFGGDLSGVTLMTRTT from the exons ATGTACGGCGGCGTGCTCATCCTTTCTCTGCTTGTGGCGGCGGCCATCGTCTCCTCGCCGGCCAATGCCGCCGTGTCATACGACCACAAGGCCGTGGTCATCAACGGGCAGCGCCGCATCCTCATGTCCGGCTCCATCCACTACCCGCGCAGCACCCCGGAGATGTGGCCGGACCTGATCCAGAAGGCCAAGGACGGCGGCCTGGACGTGATCCAGACCTACGTGTTCTGGAACGGGCACGAGCCTGTGAAGGGGCAGTACTACTTCGGCGACCGCTACGACCTGGTCCGGTTCGTGAAGCTGGTGAAGCAGGCCGGCCTCTACGTCCACCTCCGCATCGGCCCCTACGTCTGCGCAGAGTGGAACTTCGG AGGCTTCCCTGTGTGGCTCAAGTATGTCCCCGGCATTAGCTTCCGGACTGACAATGGCCCGTTCAAG GCGGCGATGCAGACGTTCGTGGAGAAGATCGTGTCGATGATGAAGTCGGAGGGGCTGTTCGAGTGGCAGGGCGGCCCCATCATCCTCGCCCAG GTGGAGAACGAGTACGGGCCGATGGAGTCGGTGATGGGCAGCGGCGCGAAGCCGTACGCGAACTGGGCCGCCAAGATGGCCGTCGGCACCGGCGCCGGCGTGCCGTGGGCGATGTGCAAGCAGGACGATGCCCCCGACCCCGTG ATCAACACCTGCAACGGATTCTACTGCGACTACTTCACCCCGAACTCGAACAGCAAGCCGACCATGTGGACAGAAGCCTGGAGCGGCTG GTTCACGGCGTTCGGCGGCGCGGTGCCGCACCGGCCGGTGGAGGACCTGGCGTTCGCCGTGGCCCGCTTCATTCAGAAGGGCGGCTCCTTCGTCAACTACTACATG TACCACGGTGGCACCAATTTCGACCGGACTGCTGGTGGTCCGTTCATCGCCACGAGCTATGACTACGATGCGCCTATCGATGAATACG GTTTGCTCAGGCAGCCGAAATGGGGTCACCTGAGGGACCTGCACAAGGCCATCAAGCAGGCCGAGCCGGCGCTCGTCTCCGGCGATCCCACGATCCAGTCGATCGGGAACTACGAGAAG GCGTACGTGTTCAAGTCGAGCACCGGAGCCTGCGCCGCGTTCCTGTCGAACTACCACACCAGCTCAACCGCGCGGGTCGTGTTCAACGGGCGCCGCTACGACCTCCCGGCCTGGTCCATCAGCGTCCTGCCGGACTGCAAGACCGCCGTGTTCAACACCGCGACGGTGAAGGagccgtcgtcgccggcgaggaTGAACCCCGTGGGCGGGTTCTCGTGGCAGTCGTACAGCGAGGCGACCAACGCGCTGGACGGCAGCGCCTTCACCAAGGACGGCCTGGTGGAGCAGCTCAGCATGACGTGGGACAAGTCCGACTACCTGTGGTACACCACCTA TGTCAACATCGACTCGAACGAGCAGTTCCTGAAGTCCGGGCAGTGGCCGCAGCTCACCATCTACTCTGCAGGCCACTCCATGCAGGTGTTCGTCAACGGGCAATCATACG GCGCGGTTTATGGCGGCTACGACAGCCCGAAGCTGACGTACAGTGGGCATGTCAAGATGTGGCAGGGCAGCAACAAGATCTCCATCCTGAGTGCAGCTGTTGGCCTCCCT AACCAAGGCACGCATTTCGAGACGTGGAACGTCGGCGTGCTCGGGCCGGTGACGCTGTCCGGCCTGAACGAGGGGAAGAGGGACCTCGGCAACCAGAAATGGACATACCAG ATCGGCCTGCGAGGCGAGTCGCTGGGTGTGCACTCCGTCGCCGGGAGCTCGTCCGTCGAGTGGGGCAGCGCGGCCGGGAAGCAGCCACTGACATGGCACAAG GCCTACTTCAACGCGCCGGCCGGTAACGATCCGGTGGCCCTGGACATGGGCAGCATGGGGAAGGGCCAGATCTGGGTGAACGGGCATCACATCGGCCGGTACTGGTCATACAAGGCCTCCGGCAACTGCGCCGGCTGCAGCTACGCCGGGACATACAGCGAGACCAAGTGCCTGAGCAACTGCGGCGACATCTCACAAAGATG GTACCATGTCCCGCGGTCATGGTTGAACCCGAGCCGGAACCTGCTGGTGGTGCTGGAGGAGTTCGGCGGCGACTTGTCCGGCGTCACATTGATGACGAGAACAACATGA
- the LOC133930347 gene encoding 1-aminocyclopropane-1-carboxylate oxidase 1 yields MEIPVIKMDELYGEKRSETLSLLHDACVQWGFFWLENHGVNEDLMHKMKELVNKHYEQKMAKNFYNSEMSKTLGYEKVVTNVDWECSLMYHHQPKSNSHDIPELLRTTVFDYAEEVVKLAEQLAEVMSENLGLDKDALTKAFSKPSVGIKVAKYPRCSHPELVMGLREHSDAGGIILLFQDDLVPGLEFMKDGKWVPIPPTEGNRIFVNLGDQIEVMSNGIYKSICHRVLPNKNGSRLSVAAFYNPGADAIICPAPKLTYPSQYRFQDYLNFYSTTKFTDKVSRFQATKAIFK; encoded by the exons ATGGAAATTCCAGTGATAAAAATGGATGAGCTGTATGGCGAGAAGAGATCAGAGACACTGTCGCTTCTCCACGATGCCTGTGTGCAATGGGGCTTCTTTTGG CTTGAGAACCACGGGGTCAATGAGGACCTCATGCACAAAATGAAGGAACTGGTGAACAAACATTATGAGCAAAAGATGGCGAAGAACTTCTACAATTCAGAGATGTCAAAAACCCTAGGTTATGAGAAAGTTGTAACAAATGTTGATTGGGAATGCAGTTTGATGTATCATCATCAGCCAAAATCAAACAGTCATGATATTCCTGAGCTGCTTCG TACAACAGTTTTCGACTATGCTGAAGAAGTAGTCAAATTGGCAGAACAGCTAGCAGAAGTTATGAGCGAAAATCTTGGGCTGGACAAGGATGCCTTGACGAAGGCATTTTCTAAACCTTCCGTAGGCATAAAGGTGGCAAAGTACCCCAGGTGCAGTCATCCAGAGCTTGTGATGGGCCTCAGGGAACACAGTGATGCTGGGGGGATAATACTTCTATTTCAAGATGACTTGGTCCCAGGTTTGGAATTCATGAAAGATGGTAAGTGGGTCCCAATACCACCAACTGAAGGCAATAGAATTTTCGTAAACCTTGGAGATCAGATTGAAGTTATGAGCAATGGAATATATAAGAGCATTTGCCATCGGGTACTTCCCAATAAGAATGGGAGCCGCCTATCTGTTGCAGCATTCTACAACCCTGGTGCAGATGCGATAATCTGCCCAGCTCCAAAGCTTACATATCCTAGCCAATATCGTTTCCAAGACTACCTTAATTTCTATTCCACTACCAAGTTCACTGATAAGGTATCAAGGTTCCAAGCAACAAAGGCGATATTCAAGTGA